Proteins found in one Pocillopora verrucosa isolate sample1 chromosome 12, ASM3666991v2, whole genome shotgun sequence genomic segment:
- the LOC131789059 gene encoding uncharacterized protein isoform X1 has protein sequence MDSEAFEIARGLYNSKVLSPLLTIQVSIQRPPTAAQHGVLTTSSRGPPPHAGMKPRPFSAKARITTERVGEKTNVGHRSRLPWRPFSGHAALNRPAPLMNKECDSSTVAMKEELSQDSTPVPSVYKDRCLPKNLTILQEWLTEDVPNNWPTQLTPKHSFVFLPCMQSEQCVWDKLPVVPPAQQPDDVLIFTPEPQVKKFKPPKPRLQSFVEEEETRCKHRSNIVRTDPSPPTHDIFEGMQRADIIRQEIEDLERLLQGIGNPKGSSIVVRYQHDINHLRDMARNTVEGYDFSQEARSLTPVAASFQEDLVRYPEKHDQIVATIKERRDQCVKQLADIEQEIMNKGS, from the exons ATGGATTCCGAAGCTTTCGAGATCGCTAGAGGTCTATACAACTCGAAAG TCTTATCACCATTATTGACTATTCAAGTGAGCATCCAAAGACCGCCTACTGCAGCCCAACATGGTGTGCTCACTACCAGCTCTAGAGGGCCGCCACCTCATGCTGGAATGAAGCCTCGTCCATTCAGTGCCAAGGCTAGAATAACTACAGAAAGGGTTGGAGAAAAGACAAATGTAGGGCACAGATCACGACTTCCATGGAGACCATTTTCTGGACATGCTGCACTGAACAGACCAGCTCCTTTAATGAACAAAGAATGTGACAGTAGCACAGTTGCGATGAAAGAGGAACTCAGCCAAGATTCTACTCCTGTTCCCTCAGTGTACAAAGACAG GTGTTTGCCCAAGAATCTTACAATTCTACAGGAGTGGCTGACAGAAGATGTGCCAAATAACTG GCCAACACAACTTACACCCAAACACAGCTTTGTATTCCTGCCATGCATGCAGTCAGAGCAGTGTGTGTGGGACAAGTTACCTGTTGTTCCACCTGCTCAGCAGCCTGATGATGTGTTGATTTTTACTCCAGAACCACAAGTTAAG AAATTTAAGCCCCCAAAACCAAGACTGCAGTCATTTGTTGAG gagGAGGAGACAAGATGCAAACACAG aagTAACATTGTGAGAACAGATCCAAGTCCCCCTACACATGA CATTTTTGAGGGAATGCAGAGAGCAGATATTATTAGACAAGAGATTGAAGATCTTGAAAGGCTGTTACAAG gcATCGGAAACCCCAAGGGCTCTTCTATAGTAGTGCGATACCAGCATGATATAAATCACTTGAGAGACATGGCCAGAAACACAGTTGAAGGATATGATTT TTCCCAGGAGGCGCGGAGTCTTACCCCAGTAGCTGCCAGTTTTCAG GAGGATCTTGTTAGGTATCCTG
- the LOC131789059 gene encoding uncharacterized protein isoform X2 has product MDSEAFEIARGLYNSKVSIQRPPTAAQHGVLTTSSRGPPPHAGMKPRPFSAKARITTERVGEKTNVGHRSRLPWRPFSGHAALNRPAPLMNKECDSSTVAMKEELSQDSTPVPSVYKDRCLPKNLTILQEWLTEDVPNNWPTQLTPKHSFVFLPCMQSEQCVWDKLPVVPPAQQPDDVLIFTPEPQVKKFKPPKPRLQSFVEEEETRCKHRSNIVRTDPSPPTHDIFEGMQRADIIRQEIEDLERLLQGIGNPKGSSIVVRYQHDINHLRDMARNTVEGYDFSQEARSLTPVAASFQEDLVRYPEKHDQIVATIKERRDQCVKQLADIEQEIMNKGS; this is encoded by the exons ATGGATTCCGAAGCTTTCGAGATCGCTAGAGGTCTATACAACTCGAAAG TGAGCATCCAAAGACCGCCTACTGCAGCCCAACATGGTGTGCTCACTACCAGCTCTAGAGGGCCGCCACCTCATGCTGGAATGAAGCCTCGTCCATTCAGTGCCAAGGCTAGAATAACTACAGAAAGGGTTGGAGAAAAGACAAATGTAGGGCACAGATCACGACTTCCATGGAGACCATTTTCTGGACATGCTGCACTGAACAGACCAGCTCCTTTAATGAACAAAGAATGTGACAGTAGCACAGTTGCGATGAAAGAGGAACTCAGCCAAGATTCTACTCCTGTTCCCTCAGTGTACAAAGACAG GTGTTTGCCCAAGAATCTTACAATTCTACAGGAGTGGCTGACAGAAGATGTGCCAAATAACTG GCCAACACAACTTACACCCAAACACAGCTTTGTATTCCTGCCATGCATGCAGTCAGAGCAGTGTGTGTGGGACAAGTTACCTGTTGTTCCACCTGCTCAGCAGCCTGATGATGTGTTGATTTTTACTCCAGAACCACAAGTTAAG AAATTTAAGCCCCCAAAACCAAGACTGCAGTCATTTGTTGAG gagGAGGAGACAAGATGCAAACACAG aagTAACATTGTGAGAACAGATCCAAGTCCCCCTACACATGA CATTTTTGAGGGAATGCAGAGAGCAGATATTATTAGACAAGAGATTGAAGATCTTGAAAGGCTGTTACAAG gcATCGGAAACCCCAAGGGCTCTTCTATAGTAGTGCGATACCAGCATGATATAAATCACTTGAGAGACATGGCCAGAAACACAGTTGAAGGATATGATTT TTCCCAGGAGGCGCGGAGTCTTACCCCAGTAGCTGCCAGTTTTCAG GAGGATCTTGTTAGGTATCCTG